From Anopheles darlingi chromosome 2, idAnoDarlMG_H_01, whole genome shotgun sequence, the proteins below share one genomic window:
- the LOC125951820 gene encoding polyserase-2-like: MMRTDSEHPSPTLPTRLLLLLLLTIILARLITVEAVRCGQRPIAAPGTITSGEPSWPGQFPWHAAVWHRTQQLMLATAYACGGFIVGPRAIITAAHCVTAPSGYQMAANELTVRVGLYELLAMARHSQEHPVQVVHRHARFSSGSPHHDLALLTLRTLIEFDAFVQPICLPRPADDALSGHLNNGVVVYGIVSGWGLTEGDGLARTLRMSTMPTVSHLQCLASDPILFAPVLYEGMFCAGWKNGTNVCNGDSGGAFAIHENGHWTALGIVSFTGLQEDILGQPARCSNESLAGFISIPSYLSWIESIAHSEAIELASVAIESRQEADRISEQMCQRYRRGCEEEDEDFSYLASVVSPAPHDSRHLVIDCFAVLISDRFLLAPASCRRVNESPPTPDNSAAPTMAKQFIILESAGQAVDAPIKIFHQHPNFVTEEDDDKDDDTDGIPEGQSNLALIELERKVSLVSTCQFACLWTPSPTSADSRSVPDQIFLYSAVNVSSDKSMAAFKRTANRRRAGPSKAAGPPGTGSVCYDELLAPTLMTQVEERQRGEIGRHYRLVGIVLYRTCTKIRFIKVALFLDWIEWIVWQPPDVA; encoded by the exons ATGATGCGTACTGATAGTGAGCATCCATCACCGACGCTACCGacgcgactgctgctgctgctgctgttaacgATAATCCTCGCGAGGCTCATCACCGTCGAAGCGGTCCGCTGTGGCCAACGGCCGATTGCGGCACCCGGTACCATCACCAGCGGAGAACCGAGCTGGCCGGGACAGTTTCCTTGGCATGCGGCGGTGTGGCACCGTACGCAACAGCTGATGCTGGCCACGGCCTACGCCTGCGGTGGTTTCATCGTGGGCCCACGCGCCATCATTACGGCTGCCCATTGCGTAACGGCTCCCAGCGGCTATCAGATGGCGGCCAACGAGCTGACGGTACGTGTAGGACTATACGAGCTGCTGGCCATGGCTCGCCACTCCCAGGAGCACCCGGTACAGGTCGTTCACCGGCACGCTCGCTTTAGCAGCGGTTCACCACACCACGATCTGGCGCTACTGACCCTCCGTACGTTGATCGAGTTTGATGCGTTTGTGCAACCGATTTGCCTTCCCCGGCCGGCCGATGATGCGCTCTCGGGACACCTGAAcaacggtgtggtggtgtatgGTATCGTTTCGGGCTGGGGATTAACGGAAGGCGACGGTCTGGCACGGACTCTTAGGATGAGCACTATGCCGACGGTAAGCCACCTGCAGTGTCTTGCCAGTGATCCGATATTGTTCGCTCCGGTGCTCTACGAAGGGATGTTCTGTGCCGGCTGGAAGAACG GAACAAACGTGTGTAACGGTGACAGTGGTGGTGCTTTCGCGATTCACGAAAATGGACACTGGACAGCTCTAGGAATCGTCTCGTTTACGGGCCTGCAAGAAGACATCCTCGGACAACCAGCACGCTGCAGTAACGAAAGTCTCGCTGGCTTTATCAGTATCCCATCGTACCTCAGCTGGATAGAATCAATCGCGCACTCAGAAGCCATCGAGCTCGCTTCCGTAGCGATCGAATCCCGACAGGAAGCTGACCGAATTAGCGAACAAA TGTGCCAACGATATCGACGAGGctgcgaggaggaggacgaggactTTTCATATTTAGCGTCCGTGGTGAGTCCGGCACCCCACGACTCCCGCCACCTGGTGATTGATTGTTTCGCCGTGCTGATAAGTGACCGATTTCTGCTGGCCCCGGCCAGCTGCCGGCGAGTAAATGAATctccaccgacaccggacaATAGCGCAG CCCCAACGATGGCGAAGCAATTCATTATCCTCGAGTCGGCCGGACAAGCGGTGGACGCTCCAATAAAGATATTCCATCAACACCCGAACTTTGTCaccgaagaagacgacgacaaggacgacgatACTGACGGCATCCCCGAGGGCCAGAGCAATCTCGCACTAATCGAACTGGAACGTAAGGTATC ACTGGTCTCCACCTGTCAGTTTGCATGCCTCTGGACGCCTTCTCCGACGAGTGCCGATAGCCGGTCCGTACCGGACCAGATCTTTCTCTACTCGGCCGTGAATGTTAGCAGCGACAAATCGATGGCAGCGTTCAAGCGGACGGCGAACAGACGACGAGCTGGTCCGAGCAAAGCCGCCGGACCGCCCGGGACCGGAAGCGTATGCTACGATGAGCTACTGGCGCCCACATTGATGACGCAGGTTGAGGAACGGCAGCGCGGTGAAATCGGACGGCATTATCGATTGGTGGGCATTGTCCTGTACCGAACCTGTACCAAGATACGGTTCATCAAGGTGGCGctctttctcgattggattgagtGGATCGTGTGGCAACCGCCGGACGTTGCCTAG
- the LOC125951832 gene encoding LOW QUALITY PROTEIN: regucalcin-like (The sequence of the model RefSeq protein was modified relative to this genomic sequence to represent the inferred CDS: substituted 1 base at 1 genomic stop codon): MQVNKXKIKNALHLTPIERVPLHIEVGEYKNVDKSVVCKPLSNKMTEKYQVETIPPFTELGEGPHWDIASQSLYYVSLSDGFIYRWDYAEQKVYAASIDGIQEASFIIPVKGQRGCFVVGDFNRVVMIRWDGRSGKAVVVREVVATDPQVDHNRLNDGKVDPWGRLYFGTLLKEEKGDPFAHATGVLYRYCARTKQLVEQDRDLYISNGLAWNRQTNKFYFADSGANEIKEYDIDLEGNLINGQVWYDFKVKGKSPGYFCDGMTIDAEGNLFVAMFGGCKVVKISPEKKIIQEIKVPAPQVTSVAFGGPNLDELFVTTAGKLFKDPQKDPAGALFRVTALGAKGLPMQDVVLED, from the exons ATGCAAGTAAATAAATAGAAGATAAAGAACGCGCTCCATCTGACACCGATAGAGAGGGTGCCGCTACACATCGAAGTGGGAGAGTATAAAAACGTCGACAAAAGTGTCGTCTGTAAGCCATTATCGAACAAGATGACGGAGAAGTATCAGGTCGAAACGATTCCACCGTTTACGGAGCTCGGCGAAGGCCCACACTGGGACATTGCCAGCCAGAGTTTGTATTACGTGAGTCTTAGCGATGGGTTCATTTATCGGTGGGACTATGCCGAGCAGAAGGTGTACGCTGCATCAATCG ATGGCATCCAAGAAGCGAGCTTCATCATACCGGTGAAGGGTCAGCGCGGAtgtttcgtcgtcggtgaCTTCAATCGAGTCGTCATGATCCGGTGGGATGGGCGCTCCGGTAAGGCGGTGGTCGTTCGTGAAGTGGTTGCAACGGATCCCCAGGTGGACCATAATCGGCTCAACGATGGCAAGGTGGATCCCTGGGGCAGACTCTACTTTGGTACGTTGCTCAAAGAAGAGAAGGGTGACCCTTTCGCTCATGCGACGGGAGTTCTGTACCGGTATTGTGCGCGAACCAAGCAGCTGGTAGAACAGGACCGTGACCTTTACATCTCGAACGGGCTGGCATGGAATCGGCAGACGAACAAGTTCTACTTTGCGGACTCGGGTGCGAACGAGATCAAGGAGTACGATATCGATCTGGAGGGGAACTTAA TTAACGGACAGGTCTGGTACGACTTCAAGGTTAAAGGGAAAAGCCCGGGATACTTTTGCGATGGCATGACGATCGATGCCGAGGGTAACCTTTTCGTGGCAATGTTTGGTGGCTGCAAGGTGGTCAAGATCTCACCGGA GAAAAAGATTATCCAGGAAATCAAGGTTCCCGCGCCGCAGGTAACTTCCGTGGCCTTCGGTGGTCCAAACTTGGACGAGTTGTTTGTTACGACGGCCGGGAAGCTTTTCAAGGACCCCCAAAAGGATCCGGCTGGTGCACTGTTCCGAGTAACTGCACTCGGTGCGAAGGGATTGCCAATGCAGGACGTCGTTTTGGAGGACTAG
- the LOC125951833 gene encoding regucalcin-like: protein MANIEVEVLPGPFLQLGEGPHWDIESQSLYYVCILSGSLLRYVWKENKTYSATIEGTTYASFVIPVKGQRGKFVVGSGTRLVLVSWDGQSASATVERVLTDLGPEEADHRFNDGKVDGQGRLYAGTMLAEDSHNHIEMDDGKLYRYEAGAGQMVPLKSKVHISNGLTWSVRTQRFYYIDSFAFDIKEYTVDADGNLTNETVLIKLKDDEAPTEFIADGMTSDTDGNLYVAMFSGSKIIKINPETAKIVQEIPLPVAQVTSVAFGGPELDVLFATTAAKELSLPQEPPAGALLRITGLQARGTPMNEVVLPTTSS, encoded by the exons ATGGCAAACATCGAAGTTGAGGTGCTACCGGGACCATTCCTGCAGCTTGGCGAAGGACCACACTGGGACATCGAATCCCAGAGCCTGTACTACGTTTGCATTCTATCCGGCAGCCTACTTCGATACGTTTGGAAGGAGAACAAAACATATTCCGCGACAATCG AGGGCACCACGTACGCATCGTTCGTCATTCCGGTGAAGGGTCAACGTGGTAAGTTTGTCGTTGGTAGCGGTACACGTCTCGTGCTGGTCAGCTGGGATGGCCAATCGGCGAGCGCCACCGTCGAGCGTGTGTTGACCGATCTCGGACCAGAGGAGGCCGATCATCGCTTCAACGATGGCAAGGTGGACGGCCAAGGGCGACTCTATGCCGGCACCATGCTAGCGGAAGATTCGCACAATCACATCGAAATGGACGACGGAAAGCTGTACCGGTACGAGGCCGGCGCTGGCCAAATGGTGCCGCTCAAGAGCAAGGTACACATCTCGAACGGACTGACCTGGAGTGTGCGTACACAGCGGTTCTACTACATCGATTCGTTCGCCTTCGACATCAAAGAGTACACCGTGGACGCGGATGGCAATCTGA CCAACGAGACCGTTTTGATAAAGCTGAAAGATGACGAAGCACCTACCGAGTTCATCGCCGACGGTATGACGAGCGACACCGACGGCAACCTGTACGTGGCCATGTTCTCCGGCTCCAAAATTATCAAGATTAATCCAGA GACGGCCAAGATTGTGCAGGAAATCCCACTCCCGGTAGCGCAAGTCACTTCCGTTGCCTTCGGTGGACCGGAGTTGGATGTCCTGTTCGCGACGACTGCTGCCAAGGAGCTGTCACTACCGCAGGAACCGCCTGCAGGAGCGTTGCTCCGGATTACTGGCCTGCAAGCGCGTGGTACTCCGATGAACGAGGTTGTCCTACCCACCACCAGTTCCTAG